One genomic window of Moorella glycerini includes the following:
- a CDS encoding IS1634 family transposase, which yields MYIRTISRKNKDGSVVRYIQLAHNVWDPKAGYPKAKVLFNFGREEDVDREALVRLVKSITRFLGPEEALRTQAELNGSAPLTFVSSRPIGGAWVLNELWNQLGINRVLAGLLAKRKFQAPVERAIFAMVANRALNPASKLKTEDWVSHDVFIPGLPDVPVQNLYRAMDFLLEAAEELQKDIFFSVAHLFNLEVDLLYFDTTSTYFEVEEEDNPEDHKQHLRRKGNSKDHRPDLPQVVIGLAVTREGLPVRCWVWPGNTADMAVIEQVKKDLVGWQLGRVITVVDRGFASEDNLRYLQRAGGHYIAGEKMRSGKDTVAEALARPGRYKTVKDNLEVKEVIVGDGEKRVRYVLVRNPKEAEKDRLEREKILARLKEELKAIGDLKGEPHTKACCQLIAHPTYGRYLKTDKKGQPYIDMAKVKAEEKLDGKYLLRTSDDTLSPEDVALGYKQLLEVEEAFRTMKQSLELRPIYHRLSDRIHAHVLLCWLGLLLIRVAETKVEDSWRNIRQTLERMHLGEFIAPDGRVLQRTETTPQQQHIFKALGIKAPPQIIAVETKGQKRSLVTRAQKADP from the coding sequence ATGTACATAAGAACTATTTCCCGCAAAAACAAGGACGGCTCTGTTGTCCGTTATATCCAGCTTGCCCACAACGTCTGGGACCCCAAGGCCGGCTACCCGAAAGCCAAAGTACTCTTCAACTTCGGCCGCGAAGAGGATGTAGACCGGGAAGCCCTGGTCCGCCTGGTAAAGAGTATTACGCGTTTTTTGGGACCGGAAGAGGCTTTACGCACCCAGGCAGAGTTAAACGGCAGCGCTCCCCTAACTTTTGTCTCCAGCCGGCCTATAGGTGGCGCCTGGGTGTTAAACGAGCTCTGGAACCAGCTGGGTATCAACCGCGTTTTAGCCGGGCTGCTGGCCAAACGTAAGTTCCAGGCGCCGGTAGAACGAGCCATCTTCGCTATGGTAGCCAACCGGGCTTTGAACCCGGCCAGTAAACTTAAGACCGAGGATTGGGTCAGCCACGATGTTTTCATTCCCGGCCTCCCGGACGTGCCGGTGCAAAACCTTTACCGAGCCATGGACTTCTTACTGGAGGCTGCTGAAGAACTGCAAAAGGATATCTTCTTCTCCGTGGCCCACCTCTTCAACCTGGAAGTCGATCTCCTGTACTTCGATACCACCTCCACCTACTTTGAAGTGGAAGAGGAGGATAATCCGGAGGACCATAAGCAGCACCTTCGGCGTAAAGGCAACTCCAAGGACCACCGGCCGGATTTACCCCAGGTGGTAATCGGCCTGGCTGTCACCAGGGAGGGCCTGCCGGTACGCTGCTGGGTCTGGCCGGGTAACACCGCCGACATGGCGGTAATCGAGCAAGTCAAAAAGGACCTGGTGGGCTGGCAACTGGGCCGGGTCATCACTGTTGTCGACCGCGGTTTTGCTTCGGAAGACAACCTTCGTTACCTCCAGCGCGCCGGCGGCCACTACATTGCCGGCGAAAAGATGCGCAGCGGCAAGGATACGGTGGCAGAGGCCCTGGCCCGGCCGGGCCGCTACAAAACTGTCAAGGATAACCTTGAAGTTAAAGAAGTTATCGTCGGCGACGGCGAAAAAAGGGTCCGCTACGTCCTGGTACGCAACCCCAAAGAAGCAGAAAAAGACAGACTGGAGCGGGAGAAAATCCTGGCCCGCCTCAAAGAAGAACTAAAGGCCATTGGCGACCTCAAAGGCGAACCCCATACCAAAGCTTGTTGTCAACTCATCGCCCATCCCACCTATGGCCGCTATCTCAAGACCGACAAGAAAGGGCAACCGTATATCGATATGGCCAAGGTGAAAGCCGAAGAAAAGCTGGACGGCAAATACCTGTTAAGGACCTCGGACGATACTTTAAGCCCGGAAGACGTAGCTCTCGGCTACAAGCAGCTTCTCGAAGTAGAAGAGGCCTTCCGCACCATGAAGCAGTCCTTAGAGCTGCGGCCTATTTATCATCGTCTGAGCGATCGCATCCATGCCCACGTCCTCCTGTGCTGGCTGGGACTGCTCCTAATCCGGGTAGCTGAAACGAAGGTTGAGGATAGCTGGCGGAACATCCGCCAGACCCTGGAACGCATGCACCTGGGCGAATTTATTGCTCCTGACGGCAGGGTACTCCAGAGGACGGAAACGACGCCACAACAGCAGCATATCTTTAAGGCCCTTGGGATAAAGGCACCGCCGCAAATAATCGCGGTCGAAACAAAAGGCCAAAAGAGGTCCCTAGTAACACGCGCCCAAAAAGCCGATCCCTGA
- a CDS encoding DUF6431 domain-containing protein → MTVQEYHRRGKENLFPELYGCPNPCCCYEGRLRRHGFFYRNALTLTASYVIVIQRYYCPACKKTVSLLPSFLAPRFQYSLACIFYVLYQRLVNHLPMAYIAIKVNMTSNRAEMAYQHVCFYCNRLLENSPLITGFWGSEGVVLAASDPASWARAFITTLSSSYHLEPFSLLYFAFQTRHFMSKS, encoded by the coding sequence ATAACTGTACAGGAATATCATCGCCGGGGAAAGGAAAATTTATTCCCTGAACTGTATGGATGTCCCAATCCCTGCTGTTGTTATGAAGGCCGGCTCCGCAGGCATGGTTTTTTCTACCGTAATGCCTTAACATTAACGGCTTCCTACGTCATCGTTATCCAGCGTTACTACTGTCCAGCCTGTAAAAAGACGGTCTCGCTGCTACCCTCCTTTTTGGCCCCGCGCTTTCAGTACAGTCTGGCCTGCATTTTTTATGTCCTTTACCAACGGCTAGTTAATCACCTACCTATGGCCTATATTGCCATAAAGGTTAACATGACTTCCAATAGGGCCGAGATGGCTTATCAACATGTTTGTTTTTACTGTAACCGCCTTCTGGAAAACAGCCCCCTCATTACTGGCTTTTGGGGCTCGGAAGGCGTTGTTCTGGCCGCCTCGGACCCGGCCTCCTGGGCCAGGGCCTTTATTACCACACTTTCCTCTAGCTATCACCTGGAACCCTTCAGCCTTTTATACTTTGCTTTTCAGACCCGCCACTTTATGAGCAAATCTTAA
- a CDS encoding helix-turn-helix transcriptional regulator has protein sequence MAIVLKKKQLGINDVSRQSLARIYAIHRWIAAGRYPSVDFIAERLEVSPRTVERDIQLLRDFLGAPIVYDRWHKGYRYEKTFNLPPLQLTEGELLILYLGQQLLSQVGGTPFGQVIRGAMAKLKAMLPEKVSMDLGCLEQDISFGMEPLRGDAEQLLAVYGDIFLAIQENRSVYITYYTASRDAITDRLIDPYHLRFFHGAWYVIALTVITAGKCAFLPWIVFANGR, from the coding sequence TTGGCTATCGTCCTTAAGAAGAAGCAATTAGGCATAAATGACGTCAGCCGCCAGTCTTTGGCTCGGATCTATGCTATCCACCGCTGGATTGCTGCCGGTCGTTATCCCAGTGTAGACTTTATTGCCGAGCGCCTGGAGGTCTCGCCGCGGACGGTGGAGCGGGACATCCAATTACTGCGGGATTTTTTGGGTGCTCCTATTGTCTATGATCGCTGGCACAAGGGTTATCGTTATGAAAAGACCTTTAACCTGCCGCCCCTGCAGCTGACGGAAGGAGAACTTCTGATCCTCTACCTGGGCCAGCAGCTATTAAGCCAGGTCGGCGGGACACCTTTCGGCCAGGTGATCCGGGGTGCTATGGCTAAGCTGAAGGCAATGCTACCGGAAAAAGTAAGCATGGACCTGGGCTGCCTGGAGCAGGATATCTCCTTTGGGATGGAACCCCTGCGGGGAGATGCCGAACAGTTACTTGCTGTCTATGGTGATATTTTTCTAGCCATCCAAGAGAATCGCTCGGTGTATATTACATACTATACTGCCAGCCGGGACGCCATCACCGACCGGTTGATTGACCCCTACCACCTGCGCTTTTTTCACGGCGCCTGGTATGTGATTGCACTTACTGTCATTACCGCCGGGAAGTGCGCCTTTTTGCCCTGGATCGTATTCGCCAATGGCAGGTGA
- a CDS encoding WYL domain-containing protein yields the protein MRLFALDRIRQWQVTEKRFNVQPDFSLENYLQDSLGIERGPRVYEVAIRFTAQQARWIRERQWHSSQEMENLSDGGLVLKMRLSGLQEVKRWVLGFGSQAEVLAPPELRREVAREAAALGELYQSKS from the coding sequence GTGCGCCTTTTTGCCCTGGATCGTATTCGCCAATGGCAGGTGACGGAAAAGAGATTTAATGTGCAGCCGGATTTTTCCCTGGAAAACTACCTTCAAGACTCCCTTGGGATCGAGCGGGGACCGCGGGTATATGAGGTGGCCATCCGTTTTACTGCGCAACAGGCACGGTGGATACGCGAACGGCAGTGGCATTCCAGTCAGGAAATGGAAAATTTATCCGATGGGGGACTAGTTTTAAAAATGCGTCTCAGCGGCCTGCAGGAAGTCAAGCGCTGGGTGCTCGGTTTCGGCAGCCAGGCCGAGGTCCTGGCACCGCCGGAACTGCGCCGGGAGGTGGCCCGGGAAGCGGCAGCCCTGGGTGAACTGTACCAGAGCAAATCCTAA
- a CDS encoding long-chain-fatty-acid--CoA ligase, which translates to MLLWQLPQRHQQLTGHPALVYQGEQVTYSELVKWIDAYARLFQELGVRPGERVAICAPNCPEFIYSYLGAMKAGAIVVPLNLMLTREEIAFIIRDAGCSTMVIHRVIVERMGLAPQHAAALGLKHLLVLDNKTAARAQAAPPAVPVTASEEDICVFLYTSGTTGRPKGAMLTHRNFLADIEALDAVSNLGPDNNFLCVLPMFHSFAWTTCVLLPLYLGSTITIKESFQPKDTLKTLSEEDITIFCGVPSMYAVLLRMGEKGQFKTLKFAISGGAPLAAEVQRGFEAKFAFPLVEGYGLSEAAPVVCLNPLYGVRKPGSIGLPLPGVEVKVVDDDDLEVPVGQVGELVVRGPNVMAGYHNQPEETAAALRGGWLHTGDLARRDEDGYFYIIDRKKDMIILGGFNVYPREVEEVLLAHPAVMEAAVVGVGDPVKGETVKAYIVLKEGASADRRQLQDFLKEHLAAYKIPRLFEFVAELPKSPTGKVLKKLLKG; encoded by the coding sequence ATGTTACTCTGGCAACTACCGCAGCGACACCAGCAACTTACTGGACACCCGGCCCTGGTCTACCAGGGGGAGCAGGTTACATATAGTGAGCTGGTTAAATGGATCGATGCCTACGCCAGGTTATTCCAGGAACTGGGCGTAAGGCCCGGTGAGAGGGTAGCTATCTGCGCTCCCAATTGCCCGGAGTTTATTTACAGTTACTTGGGTGCCATGAAGGCCGGGGCAATCGTTGTACCCTTGAACCTGATGCTGACCCGGGAGGAGATCGCCTTTATTATCCGGGATGCGGGCTGCAGCACTATGGTCATTCACCGGGTGATTGTGGAGCGTATGGGCCTGGCGCCGCAACATGCGGCAGCCTTGGGCTTAAAACACCTGCTGGTACTCGATAATAAAACCGCAGCCAGGGCCCAGGCTGCACCGCCGGCAGTGCCGGTGACGGCATCAGAGGAAGATATCTGCGTTTTCCTCTATACCTCCGGTACTACCGGCCGGCCGAAAGGGGCCATGTTGACTCACAGGAATTTTTTGGCGGATATTGAGGCTTTGGATGCTGTTTCCAACTTGGGGCCGGATAATAACTTCCTTTGCGTTTTACCTATGTTCCACAGCTTTGCTTGGACGACCTGCGTCCTACTGCCCTTATACCTGGGCAGTACCATTACTATTAAAGAAAGCTTCCAGCCCAAGGATACCCTGAAAACCCTCTCCGAGGAAGATATTACCATTTTTTGTGGCGTGCCTTCCATGTATGCCGTCCTCCTGCGTATGGGCGAGAAGGGCCAGTTTAAGACCCTGAAGTTTGCCATTTCCGGGGGGGCGCCCCTGGCGGCGGAAGTCCAGCGCGGCTTTGAAGCCAAATTTGCCTTTCCCCTGGTGGAGGGTTACGGCCTTTCCGAAGCAGCGCCGGTGGTCTGCCTGAATCCTCTGTACGGCGTCCGCAAGCCGGGGTCCATCGGCCTGCCCCTGCCGGGGGTGGAGGTTAAAGTGGTGGACGATGATGACCTGGAAGTCCCGGTAGGCCAAGTGGGAGAACTGGTAGTCCGGGGTCCCAACGTCATGGCCGGGTATCATAACCAGCCGGAAGAAACGGCGGCGGCCCTGCGGGGCGGCTGGCTCCATACCGGTGACCTGGCGCGGCGGGACGAGGATGGTTATTTCTACATTATCGACCGCAAGAAAGACATGATCATCCTGGGCGGCTTTAATGTCTATCCCCGGGAAGTGGAGGAAGTCCTCCTGGCCCACCCGGCCGTCATGGAAGCGGCGGTGGTCGGCGTCGGTGACCCGGTCAAGGGCGAGACGGTAAAGGCGTATATAGTTTTGAAGGAAGGGGCCTCTGCCGACAGGCGGCAGTTGCAGGACTTTTTGAAAGAGCACCTGGCCGCCTACAAGATCCCCCGTTTATTTGAATTTGTAGCAGAGCTGCCCAAAAGCCCGACAGGCAAGGTACTGAAAAAGCTATTGAAGGGGTAG
- a CDS encoding HD-GYP domain-containing protein — MSVAPEVAVLLDRLRNHSMTTYQHSCNVGNLACALAEGLGLQQEEVNIITIGGLLHDIGKARVRAAILHKAARLTAAEWEVMRRHPEFGVQILAGNEKFEVLEPLVAYHHERWDGQGYYGLGGSDIPLGARIIALADAFDAMTSCRAYQYSKNLLDGIQELAAGAGKQFDPRLVQLFFDIMPAILKRNSRRAS; from the coding sequence GTGTCGGTGGCACCAGAAGTGGCAGTTTTGCTGGATCGCCTGCGTAACCACAGTATGACGACTTACCAGCATTCCTGTAATGTCGGCAATCTGGCCTGCGCCCTGGCCGAGGGGCTGGGGCTCCAGCAGGAAGAAGTGAACATTATTACCATAGGGGGGCTCTTGCACGATATAGGCAAGGCGCGGGTGCGGGCGGCCATTCTTCACAAGGCGGCCCGTTTGACGGCGGCCGAGTGGGAGGTCATGCGCCGGCACCCGGAATTTGGCGTTCAAATCCTGGCTGGTAATGAGAAGTTTGAGGTTCTTGAGCCGCTGGTGGCCTACCATCATGAACGCTGGGACGGGCAGGGTTATTATGGCCTGGGGGGCAGCGATATTCCCCTGGGAGCCCGCATTATTGCCCTGGCCGATGCCTTTGATGCCATGACTTCCTGCCGGGCCTACCAGTATTCCAAGAATTTGCTGGACGGCATCCAGGAGCTGGCGGCGGGGGCGGGCAAGCAGTTTGACCCCCGCCTGGTGCAGCTTTTTTTTGATATTATGCCGGCCATTCTCAAACGCAACAGCCGCCGGGCTTCTTGA
- a CDS encoding nitrite reductase: MGDAIFKQRSGYLGVGIVARCGILTPAQLAGLGDLARALDCQYCKLTTRQTLIFIIPEDRLEDLRASVTALGLQVGVFGEIVRNIKACAGNKDLCQRSLSDVFELGGVLQDRFMNRPTPCDFKIALAGCHRGCTDPQCADYGIIATGNDTYDVYLGGRGGSRKPIHATRIATGITGKGVENLLAWILERYDSLAEPRERLCNTIARVGLEPFLPPEDFLARYRPPQENDFLAFAGF, translated from the coding sequence ATGGGTGATGCTATTTTTAAGCAGCGCTCCGGCTACCTGGGCGTGGGTATCGTGGCCAGATGCGGTATACTTACCCCTGCCCAGCTGGCCGGCCTTGGCGACCTGGCTCGTGCCCTTGACTGCCAGTACTGCAAATTGACGACCCGCCAGACCCTGATTTTTATCATCCCGGAAGACAGGCTGGAAGACCTGCGGGCCAGCGTTACCGCCCTGGGCTTACAGGTTGGTGTCTTTGGCGAAATCGTCCGCAACATCAAAGCCTGCGCCGGCAACAAAGACCTCTGCCAGCGCTCTTTAAGTGATGTCTTTGAGCTGGGGGGCGTACTCCAGGACCGCTTTATGAACCGGCCCACCCCCTGCGATTTTAAAATCGCCCTGGCCGGCTGCCACCGGGGCTGCACCGATCCCCAGTGTGCCGACTACGGCATTATTGCCACCGGCAACGATACCTACGACGTCTATTTAGGGGGGCGGGGCGGCAGCCGCAAACCCATCCATGCCACCCGGATTGCCACCGGCATAACCGGCAAGGGGGTCGAGAACCTCCTAGCCTGGATCCTGGAACGTTATGACTCCCTGGCCGAACCCCGGGAGCGCCTCTGCAACACCATCGCCCGGGTGGGGCTGGAACCATTCCTGCCACCGGAGGATTTCCTGGCCCGGTACCGGCCGCCGCAGGAAAATGACTTTCTTGCCTTCGCCGGGTTTTAA
- the queG gene encoding tRNA epoxyqueuosine(34) reductase QueG: MLATELKDWAVRRGLVLGIAPVRPFERGEAALKWRAERGLRTPFASGRPEERCQPCLLYPAARSLVVVARPHPEPAGPPGPGEGLIARYALGPDYHAVLQGHLRDLAGLLQQGGAGLAAIQVDSGPLLEREAACLAGLGYYGASCNLIIPGLGSGASLGLVITDLELEPGVPLEPAVCEDCGRCLAACPAGALVAPGRLDPERCLSYLTQKRGVIPAELRPLFGRYIWGCDACQEVCPANRRERAALREVARRQEGRVGVVAGGGQELTWPDLATIITMDKEQFNRTFGPTALAWRGKTVLQRNAAIALGNLGDPGAMASLAQALRAPAAMLRGHAAWALGRLGAAGRPALEKARREETDPWVRREIEQALAFL, from the coding sequence ATGCTGGCAACAGAACTAAAAGATTGGGCTGTACGCCGGGGCCTGGTCCTGGGGATAGCCCCGGTCCGGCCCTTTGAACGGGGTGAAGCGGCTTTAAAATGGCGGGCGGAAAGGGGTCTTAGGACCCCTTTTGCCAGTGGTCGCCCGGAAGAACGCTGCCAGCCCTGCCTTCTTTACCCGGCGGCCCGTTCCCTGGTAGTGGTAGCCCGGCCCCACCCGGAGCCGGCCGGGCCACCGGGCCCGGGAGAGGGGCTGATTGCCCGTTACGCCCTGGGACCGGATTACCATGCTGTACTGCAGGGCCATCTCCGGGACCTGGCCGGCCTTTTACAGCAGGGCGGGGCCGGCCTGGCAGCCATCCAGGTTGACAGCGGCCCCCTGCTGGAAAGGGAGGCTGCCTGCCTGGCCGGCCTGGGTTATTATGGCGCCAGCTGCAACCTGATTATCCCGGGCCTGGGGTCGGGCGCCTCCCTGGGCCTCGTTATCACCGACCTGGAACTGGAACCCGGTGTACCCCTGGAACCAGCTGTCTGCGAGGATTGCGGCCGGTGCCTGGCGGCCTGCCCGGCGGGAGCTTTAGTGGCCCCCGGCCGCCTGGACCCGGAACGCTGCCTGTCCTACCTGACCCAGAAACGGGGGGTGATCCCGGCAGAACTGCGCCCCCTCTTTGGGCGATATATCTGGGGTTGTGATGCCTGCCAGGAAGTCTGCCCGGCCAACCGGCGGGAGAGGGCGGCATTACGAGAGGTGGCCCGCCGGCAGGAGGGAAGGGTAGGAGTAGTGGCCGGGGGAGGTCAGGAACTAACCTGGCCGGACCTGGCTACCATCATTACTATGGATAAGGAGCAATTTAATCGAACCTTTGGTCCCACGGCCCTGGCCTGGCGGGGGAAAACGGTGCTCCAGCGCAATGCCGCCATTGCCCTGGGCAATCTGGGTGACCCCGGAGCCATGGCATCTTTAGCGCAGGCCCTCCGGGCCCCGGCTGCGATGTTGCGGGGGCATGCGGCCTGGGCCCTGGGGCGCCTGGGTGCGGCCGGTCGCCCGGCCCTGGAAAAGGCCCGCCGGGAAGAAACAGACCCCTGGGTGCGCCGGGAGATTGAGCAGGCCTTAGCTTTCCTGTAG
- a CDS encoding glucose-6-phosphate isomerase family protein translates to MIFGKHFTLEASGLLTFAAGVVAPEPDIRRLADALPVLYADVPPSDRPLYYMYRGVCLEKDRDLYQQHDIRYDITVILPGTIGKEYIKTVGHFHPLKPHSSETYPEYYEVLDGEAIYLLQKNNRSGEVEEIMAVEAKKGDKVFIPPAYGHVTINPGSQPLVMANLIESHFSSLYGPFREKRGAAYYYLEGEDGKGDFVKNNHYQNAVALKMVAAPNLTQPVSIVKNKSLYEAFVAEPEAFKILK, encoded by the coding sequence ATGATTTTCGGCAAGCATTTTACCCTGGAAGCCAGTGGTCTTTTAACTTTTGCCGCCGGGGTAGTAGCCCCGGAGCCAGACATCCGGCGCCTCGCTGATGCCCTGCCGGTACTCTATGCCGATGTCCCGCCCAGCGACCGGCCCCTTTATTACATGTACCGGGGCGTCTGCCTGGAAAAGGACCGGGATTTATACCAGCAGCACGACATCCGTTACGATATCACCGTTATCTTACCGGGTACCATTGGTAAAGAGTATATTAAAACCGTGGGGCACTTTCACCCACTGAAACCCCACTCTTCCGAAACCTATCCCGAGTACTACGAGGTACTTGACGGGGAAGCCATTTACCTGCTGCAGAAAAATAACCGCAGCGGTGAAGTAGAAGAAATTATGGCCGTCGAAGCCAAAAAAGGCGACAAGGTCTTTATCCCTCCGGCCTATGGTCATGTAACCATCAACCCCGGTAGCCAGCCCCTGGTCATGGCCAATCTCATTGAGAGCCACTTTTCTTCCCTTTATGGTCCCTTCCGGGAGAAACGTGGTGCCGCCTATTACTATCTAGAAGGGGAAGACGGCAAGGGGGACTTTGTAAAAAATAACCATTACCAAAATGCGGTAGCCCTAAAAATGGTGGCCGCCCCTAATCTCACCCAGCCCGTAAGTATTGTTAAAAATAAATCATTGTACGAGGCCTTTGTGGCCGAACCGGAGGCCTTTAAAATTTTAAAGTAG
- a CDS encoding PrkA family serine protein kinase has protein sequence MKILERLEEYRQEAKKLYWEGTFADYLAMVIKNPRLARLAHARIYDMIAAAGVEEVDGVKRYRFFSEEIFGLERTLEKLVEEYFHSAACRLDVRKRILLLMGPVSGGKSTIVTMLKRGLERYSQTDAGAIYAIKGCPMHEEPLHLIPRELRPEFQKEYGIYIEGSLCPVCQLLVEEKYDGRVEEVPVERIVLSEEKRVGIGTFSPSDPKSQDIAELTGSIDFSTIAEYGSESDPRAYRFDGELNIANRGIMEFQEMLKCDEKFLYNLLSLSQEGNFKAGRFALISADEVIIAHTNEAEYRAFISNPKNEALQSRIMVIPIPYNLKVRDEVKIYQKLIRQSDITVHIAPFALQAAAIFSILSRLKESKKQGMDLLKKMKLYDGEDVEGFKQKDVLELMNEVEGEGMSGVDPRYVINRISSALITADTRCINALDILRALKDGLDQHPSITREEKERLINFIALARQEYDEYAKKEVQRAFVYSYEESARALFNNYLDNVEAFVNKTKVRDPITDEELDPDEKLMRSIEEQIGVTENAKKAFREEILIRLSSYARKGKTFDYNSHERLREAIEKKLFADMKDIIKITTSTRTPDPEQLKRINAVIDRLISQHGYCPVCANELLKYTGSLLNR, from the coding sequence GTGAAAATCCTGGAACGTCTGGAGGAATACCGCCAGGAAGCCAAAAAGTTATACTGGGAAGGCACCTTTGCCGATTACCTGGCCATGGTGATTAAGAATCCCAGGCTGGCGCGGCTGGCCCATGCCCGGATATATGACATGATTGCTGCTGCCGGGGTGGAAGAAGTTGACGGCGTTAAGCGCTATCGCTTTTTTAGCGAAGAGATCTTCGGTCTGGAACGCACCCTGGAAAAACTGGTGGAAGAGTATTTTCATTCGGCCGCCTGCCGGCTGGATGTGCGCAAGCGCATCCTGCTCCTCATGGGGCCGGTCAGCGGCGGCAAGTCGACCATTGTGACTATGCTTAAACGGGGCCTGGAAAGGTACAGCCAGACCGACGCCGGGGCCATCTATGCCATTAAAGGTTGCCCCATGCACGAAGAACCCCTGCACCTCATTCCCCGGGAGTTACGGCCGGAGTTCCAGAAGGAATACGGCATCTATATCGAAGGTAGCCTCTGCCCCGTCTGCCAGCTGCTGGTCGAAGAGAAATATGACGGCCGGGTAGAGGAGGTACCGGTGGAACGCATCGTCCTTTCGGAAGAGAAACGGGTCGGCATCGGTACCTTCAGCCCTTCTGACCCCAAGTCCCAGGATATTGCCGAACTCACCGGTAGCATCGATTTTTCCACCATTGCCGAATACGGTTCCGAATCGGACCCCCGGGCCTATCGCTTTGACGGCGAGCTCAATATAGCCAACCGGGGAATTATGGAATTCCAGGAAATGCTAAAATGTGATGAGAAATTCCTGTATAACCTGCTCAGCCTTTCCCAGGAAGGTAACTTTAAGGCTGGCCGCTTTGCTTTGATCTCGGCGGACGAGGTCATAATTGCCCACACCAATGAAGCGGAATACCGGGCCTTTATCAGCAACCCCAAAAATGAAGCCCTGCAGTCTAGAATTATGGTTATTCCTATTCCTTATAACCTGAAGGTGCGGGATGAGGTAAAGATTTATCAAAAACTGATCCGCCAGAGCGATATTACCGTCCACATTGCCCCCTTTGCCCTCCAGGCGGCAGCCATCTTTTCCATCCTGTCCCGCCTGAAGGAATCGAAAAAACAGGGTATGGACCTCTTAAAGAAGATGAAGCTTTATGATGGTGAGGATGTGGAGGGCTTCAAGCAAAAGGACGTCCTGGAACTCATGAATGAAGTCGAGGGGGAGGGCATGAGCGGCGTCGACCCCCGCTATGTCATTAACCGCATTTCCAGCGCCCTGATAACTGCCGATACCCGCTGCATCAATGCCCTGGATATCCTGCGGGCTTTGAAGGACGGCCTGGACCAGCACCCCTCCATTACCAGGGAAGAAAAGGAGCGCCTCATTAATTTCATTGCCCTAGCGCGCCAGGAATACGACGAATACGCCAAGAAGGAAGTCCAGCGGGCCTTTGTTTACTCCTATGAAGAATCGGCCCGGGCCCTGTTTAACAACTACCTGGATAATGTGGAGGCCTTTGTCAACAAGACCAAGGTCCGCGACCCCATTACCGATGAAGAACTGGACCCCGATGAAAAACTCATGCGTTCCATTGAAGAACAAATTGGCGTTACTGAAAACGCCAAGAAGGCCTTCCGGGAAGAGATCCTCATCCGCCTTTCTTCCTATGCCCGTAAAGGCAAGACCTTCGATTATAATTCCCACGAGCGCCTGCGGGAGGCCATTGAGAAAAAGCTTTTTGCCGACATGAAGGATATCATCAAGATTACCACTTCCACCCGGACGCCGGACCCGGAACAGTTGAAGCGTATCAATGCCGTTATCGACCGCCTCATTTCCCAGCATGGCTATTGCCCGGTCTGCGCCAACGAGCTATTGAAATACACCGGCAGTCTCTTAAATCGCTAA